One part of the Halopenitus persicus genome encodes these proteins:
- a CDS encoding V-type ATP synthase subunit B — protein sequence MKEYQTITEISGPLVYAEVDEAIGYDEIVEIETAQGDTLRGQVLESSEGLVAIQVFEGTSGIDQNASVRFLGETMKMPVTEDLLGRVLDGSGRPIDGGPEIVPDERQDIVGAAINPYSREYPEEFIETGVSAIDGMNTLVRGQKLPIFSSSGQPHSELAMQIARQASVPEDESAEEEESSEFAVIFGAMGITQEEANEFMQDFERTGALERSVVFMNLADDPAVERTVTPRMVLTTAEYLAFEKDYHVLVILTDMTNYCEALREIGAAREEVPGRRGYPGYMYTDLAQLYERAGRIEGREGSVTQIPILTMPGDDDTHPIPDLTGYITEGQIYVDPDLNSQGLEPPVNVLPSLSRLMDDGIGEGLTREDHGDVSDQMYAAYAEGEDLRDLVNIVGREALSERDNKYLDFADAFETEFVDQGFDQNRDLEETLEIGWDLLSMLPKEELNRVDEEFIETYYREDDSERQVVEAAD from the coding sequence ATGAAAGAGTACCAAACCATCACCGAGATCAGCGGCCCGCTGGTGTACGCCGAGGTCGACGAGGCGATCGGGTACGACGAGATCGTCGAGATCGAGACGGCCCAGGGCGACACCCTGCGCGGCCAGGTGCTCGAATCCTCGGAGGGCCTCGTGGCCATCCAGGTGTTCGAGGGCACGAGCGGCATCGACCAGAACGCGTCGGTTCGGTTCCTCGGCGAGACGATGAAGATGCCCGTCACCGAGGACCTCCTCGGGCGCGTGCTCGACGGGTCGGGCCGGCCGATCGACGGCGGCCCGGAGATCGTCCCCGACGAACGACAGGACATCGTCGGCGCGGCGATCAACCCCTACTCCCGGGAGTACCCCGAGGAGTTCATCGAGACGGGCGTTTCCGCCATCGACGGGATGAACACGCTCGTCCGCGGCCAGAAGCTGCCGATCTTCTCCAGCTCCGGCCAGCCGCACAGCGAGCTGGCGATGCAGATCGCCCGACAGGCCAGCGTGCCCGAGGACGAGAGCGCCGAGGAGGAGGAGAGCTCCGAGTTCGCCGTCATCTTCGGCGCGATGGGGATCACCCAGGAGGAGGCCAACGAGTTCATGCAGGACTTCGAGCGCACCGGCGCGCTCGAGCGGTCGGTCGTCTTCATGAACCTCGCGGACGACCCCGCCGTCGAGCGGACGGTCACCCCGCGGATGGTCCTGACGACCGCCGAGTACCTCGCCTTCGAGAAGGACTACCACGTCCTCGTCATCCTGACGGACATGACCAACTACTGCGAGGCGCTCCGCGAGATCGGCGCGGCTCGTGAGGAGGTTCCGGGCCGGCGTGGCTATCCCGGATACATGTACACCGACCTGGCGCAGCTCTACGAGCGTGCCGGCCGGATCGAGGGCCGTGAGGGGTCGGTCACGCAGATCCCGATCCTCACGATGCCGGGCGACGACGACACGCACCCGATCCCGGACCTGACCGGCTACATCACGGAGGGTCAGATCTACGTCGACCCCGACCTCAACAGCCAGGGACTCGAGCCCCCGGTGAACGTCCTGCCCAGCCTCTCGCGGCTGATGGACGACGGCATCGGCGAGGGGCTCACCCGCGAGGACCACGGCGACGTCTCCGACCAGATGTACGCCGCCTACGCGGAGGGCGAGGACCTCCGCGATCTGGTGAACATCGTCGGTCGCGAGGCGCTCTCCGAGCGCGACAACAAGTACCTCGACTTCGCGGACGCCTTCGAGACGGAGTTCGTCGACCAGGGCTTCGACCAGAACCGCGATCTCGAGGAGACGCTGGAGATCGGCTGGGACCTCCTCTCGATGCTGCCGAAGGAGGAGCTCAACCGCGTCGACGAGGAGTTCATCGAGACGTACTACCGCGAGGACGACTCCGAGCGGCAGGTCGTCGAAGCCGCGGATTGA